The Candidatus Nanohalovita haloferacivicina genome has a window encoding:
- a CDS encoding ArnT family glycosyltransferase, which produces MGLQPREIAESTGNWIKQNKTFTAIITAFAVSQAYILTQIWTHPLIWDTSIYWGMGKALFSGNQIGLWEQFRPPMLPIILGTLWKLGMPAEGFTRLMAVLFSTAGLTGIYLMAKDLYTKKVAAYTVGIIAASITFAYYTNMLLTGIPASFLVFTSIYLATKKKHLSAGIIGGLAFLTRFPAALVGPAAVLYIAYTYRNEIQQMLVQASKYTAGFFAVAIPYMAANHYFYSSALQPFIRGFSIPASTQSTYLYGVFYMFNGIKASIFLALLPVGLYMILKYREKKYYGFTAALTLLYGFFTYFPRKEVRFILLFLPLMAIVSARGLEEVVERVQHEKITSERKNMLVAAVFVVIILFAGFQVYQQKQWVNQNQVDFYRAHSNLTGSVAANDAQIMPYGDFKYLAMPPLSLEAHYEMAQEEADYFSINTCAWYCFPGDEECKQRIENYEENVSENYANVYQDHGEQCQYDIYRVN; this is translated from the coding sequence ATGGGCCTGCAACCAAGAGAAATAGCGGAAAGCACAGGTAACTGGATAAAACAAAATAAGACTTTTACAGCAATAATCACTGCATTCGCGGTATCACAGGCCTACATTCTCACACAGATCTGGACACATCCTCTCATATGGGATACGTCAATCTACTGGGGAATGGGCAAAGCACTGTTCTCAGGAAACCAGATAGGCCTATGGGAACAGTTCAGACCACCAATGCTGCCTATAATCCTCGGAACACTATGGAAACTAGGCATGCCAGCAGAAGGATTCACAAGGCTGATGGCAGTACTTTTCTCAACAGCAGGCCTCACAGGAATCTATCTCATGGCAAAAGACCTCTACACAAAGAAAGTAGCAGCCTACACAGTAGGAATAATAGCAGCATCAATCACATTTGCATACTACACAAACATGCTGCTCACAGGAATACCGGCCTCATTCCTCGTATTCACATCAATATACCTAGCAACCAAGAAAAAACACTTATCAGCAGGTATAATCGGAGGCCTGGCATTCCTCACGCGGTTCCCAGCAGCACTGGTAGGCCCAGCCGCAGTACTCTACATAGCATACACATACAGAAATGAAATACAGCAAATGCTTGTCCAGGCCTCAAAATACACTGCAGGATTCTTCGCAGTAGCAATACCTTACATGGCCGCCAACCACTACTTCTACAGTAGCGCACTGCAGCCATTCATCAGAGGATTCTCAATCCCGGCCTCAACACAGAGCACATACCTCTACGGAGTATTCTACATGTTCAACGGGATAAAAGCCAGCATCTTCCTGGCACTACTCCCGGTAGGCCTCTACATGATTCTCAAATACAGAGAGAAAAAATATTACGGGTTTACAGCAGCACTGACCCTACTCTACGGATTCTTCACATACTTCCCGAGAAAAGAAGTCAGATTTATCCTTCTGTTCCTGCCGCTAATGGCAATTGTATCAGCAAGAGGCCTTGAAGAGGTAGTTGAGAGGGTTCAACATGAGAAAATTACCTCTGAAAGAAAGAATATGTTGGTTGCTGCAGTATTTGTTGTTATAATTCTTTTCGCTGGGTTCCAGGTTTATCAGCAGAAGCAATGGGTCAACCAGAATCAGGTTGACTTTTACAGAGCACATTCGAATCTTACTGGATCGGTAGCTGCAAATGACGCACAGATCATGCCTTACGGTGACTTCAAGTATCTGGCAATGCCGCCTCTAAGTCTTGAAGCCCACTACGAAATGGCCCAGGAGGAGGCTGATTACTTCTCGATTAACACATGTGCATGGTACTGTTTCCCGGGTGATGAGGAATGCAAGCAGAGAATTGAAAATTACGAGGAAAACGTCTCTGAGAATTACGCGAATGTTTATCAAGATCATGGGGAACAATGTCAATACGATATTTACAGAGTGAATTAG
- a CDS encoding phenylalanine--tRNA ligase subunit alpha, whose amino-acid sequence MKLSSQAIDILEQLKKHGRRTVEELENEGFDQSMVNRAAIELQDKGLAEVEEEETVTRYLTETGKKVAAEGSPEHKLIERVEEGDKSLSKLQDLNLDVALGKARQKNWIEIQGGSVALTDKGKNALEEDDLKKRLNEEDFMQVHEDRGLVEAEIEVTRILVLTEKGEDLELEKVEEDFNVEAQVQTPRIGKKHFYKEILDFAQEKFVEMGFQEMTGDFIVPSFLNFDALYTAQDHPARDLHDTFFMKTPEKSDLSEYGDKVQHVKETHEDGWTTGSKGWGYDWSEQEASRNVLRTHTTAVSARRLHEIDINEEELPKKLFCIGRNFRNETVDRTHLPGFIQLDGIVVGKNLNYRNLKGYLSEFFEKMGYEEFRLIPSYYPYTEMSTEVQVYDEEEDEWLGMGGAGLFRPEVVKPMLGFEATVLAWGLGLGRVAMKAAEIEDIRELYRNDIEILEETPKWRPHNGGEQ is encoded by the coding sequence GTGAAACTCTCAAGCCAGGCCATAGACATACTTGAACAGTTGAAAAAACACGGACGAAGAACTGTAGAGGAACTGGAAAATGAAGGATTCGACCAGTCAATGGTAAACCGTGCTGCAATAGAACTACAGGACAAAGGCCTAGCAGAAGTAGAGGAAGAAGAAACAGTAACACGCTACCTAACGGAGACAGGAAAAAAAGTAGCAGCAGAAGGCTCACCAGAACACAAACTAATTGAAAGAGTAGAAGAAGGAGACAAATCGCTCTCCAAACTCCAGGACCTCAACCTCGACGTTGCACTGGGAAAGGCCCGACAGAAAAACTGGATAGAAATACAAGGAGGCTCAGTAGCCCTCACAGATAAAGGGAAAAACGCACTGGAAGAAGACGACCTCAAGAAAAGACTAAATGAGGAGGACTTCATGCAGGTCCACGAAGACAGAGGCCTTGTAGAAGCAGAAATAGAAGTAACAAGAATACTGGTCCTAACAGAAAAAGGAGAAGACCTGGAACTTGAAAAAGTCGAAGAAGACTTCAACGTAGAGGCCCAGGTACAGACACCAAGGATAGGTAAAAAACACTTCTACAAGGAAATCCTCGACTTCGCACAGGAAAAATTCGTGGAAATGGGATTCCAGGAAATGACAGGAGACTTCATAGTGCCCAGCTTCCTAAACTTCGACGCACTGTACACCGCACAGGACCACCCAGCCAGAGACCTCCACGACACATTCTTCATGAAAACACCTGAGAAATCCGACCTTTCAGAGTACGGAGACAAAGTGCAGCACGTTAAAGAAACACACGAAGACGGCTGGACAACAGGATCCAAGGGCTGGGGCTATGACTGGAGCGAACAAGAGGCCTCAAGAAACGTACTCAGAACACATACAACCGCAGTCAGCGCAAGAAGACTGCACGAAATCGATATTAACGAAGAGGAACTGCCTAAAAAGCTGTTCTGCATAGGCAGAAACTTCAGGAACGAAACAGTAGACAGAACACACCTCCCAGGATTCATACAGCTAGACGGAATCGTGGTAGGCAAAAACCTGAACTACAGAAACCTCAAAGGATACCTCAGCGAATTCTTCGAAAAAATGGGGTACGAAGAGTTCCGACTAATCCCATCATACTACCCATACACAGAAATGAGCACAGAAGTACAGGTATACGACGAGGAAGAAGACGAATGGCTCGGAATGGGAGGCGCAGGCCTCTTCAGACCAGAAGTAGTCAAACCAATGCTAGGATTCGAAGCAACAGTACTAGCATGGGGACTAGGCCTAGGAAGAGTAGCAATGAAAGCAGCAGAAATTGAAGACATCAGAGAACTTTACAGAAATGACATAGAAATACTTGAGGAAACTCCAAAATGGAGGCCTCACAACGGAGGAGAACAATAA
- the pth2 gene encoding peptidyl-tRNA hydrolase Pth2: MTQYKQAIVLQEDLNMSKGKSIAQACHASLKAYERSEDKIREKWDKQGAKKVALDIGNKDIRVRFQKAKDEGLPAYLVKDAGRTELKSGTVTALGIGPAEESKIDSITGDLGLIE, encoded by the coding sequence ATGACGCAGTACAAACAGGCCATCGTTTTGCAAGAGGACTTGAACATGTCTAAAGGAAAATCTATCGCACAGGCCTGTCACGCGTCACTGAAGGCCTATGAAAGGTCTGAAGATAAAATCCGGGAGAAATGGGATAAACAGGGAGCGAAAAAAGTTGCACTCGATATCGGCAACAAAGATATCAGGGTTCGGTTCCAAAAAGCAAAGGATGAAGGCCTACCAGCATATCTGGTGAAGGACGCTGGTCGGACCGAACTTAAATCTGGTACTGTAACAGCGCTCGGGATTGGCCCTGCAGAAGAATCTAAAATCGATAGCATAACTGGAGATCTTGGCTTGATAGAATAA
- a CDS encoding ATP-binding protein: MQLGTIEGEVTTSSFKFRAVEEVRKFDFISVKSNEKWILGQVDEVTKKPDGETMAHANIIGYRDKGLTKAPRRVIEPDSIVYKADQELISDTLGLDDEGLRIGNLETNPDIDIHVNAEDFYKHFAVLAQTGAGKSYLTGVLIEEMLEDDFPVLILDPHGEYSSLRQENPENDEERQAYDIKEFSPNTDINPEAVPLRFSSRNFEKKELTTLIPDSLTNSQMGVLYNALKRLQEKDEDYNLNDLMDAVSNEDSTAKWNLLNYLEQLDDSGLFSDSPMDLEELVEPGRATIINLRAVEPETAEMTAYMLAKKLFDLRKRNQIPPFITVIEEAHNFTPEKGFGQTISNPILRKIASEGRKFGLGLGVISQRPARIDKNVLSQANTQFILRVTNPNDLKAISKSFEGITSEVEDMIKSLPPGVAFVLGNEYPVMTDVRTRKSKHGGETQTSDTYVEKESVEVFETRKSRGELESETGEKYTPAYYPLYLLKNDEKKVLVDGVKNNIKAERPKISGSEKEVYKKLQRGKEKSEILEDLEMDLSKLTAIIDGLRKKGFVKEGSNDVAESVLDLEIEDQSVEAEELIDYEVSEDEARSHLKNSEVRKVRYPYFSKGETVYDPILGKEI, encoded by the coding sequence ATGCAGCTAGGAACAATCGAAGGAGAAGTCACCACATCATCATTCAAATTCCGAGCAGTGGAAGAAGTAAGAAAATTCGACTTCATCTCAGTAAAGAGCAACGAAAAATGGATACTAGGCCAAGTCGACGAAGTAACAAAGAAACCCGACGGCGAAACCATGGCCCATGCCAACATCATCGGATACAGAGACAAAGGCCTCACCAAAGCACCAAGAAGAGTAATAGAACCAGACTCAATAGTATACAAAGCAGACCAGGAACTAATATCGGACACACTAGGCCTCGACGACGAAGGCCTCCGCATCGGAAACCTAGAAACCAATCCCGATATCGATATCCACGTTAACGCAGAGGACTTCTACAAACACTTTGCAGTACTGGCCCAGACAGGCGCAGGGAAATCATACCTGACAGGAGTGCTGATTGAGGAGATGCTGGAAGATGACTTCCCTGTACTGATACTTGATCCTCACGGAGAATACTCCTCGCTGCGACAGGAAAACCCGGAAAACGATGAAGAAAGACAGGCCTATGATATCAAGGAGTTCTCGCCAAACACAGATATCAATCCAGAGGCCGTACCGCTTAGATTCTCATCCAGGAACTTCGAGAAAAAAGAACTAACAACTCTAATTCCGGACTCACTGACAAACTCACAGATGGGAGTGCTCTACAACGCGTTGAAACGGCTGCAAGAGAAAGACGAAGACTACAACCTCAACGACTTGATGGACGCAGTCTCTAACGAAGACTCAACAGCCAAATGGAACCTCCTCAACTATCTCGAGCAACTAGACGACTCAGGCCTTTTCTCCGACTCTCCAATGGATCTGGAGGAACTGGTCGAGCCAGGAAGAGCAACAATCATCAATCTCAGAGCTGTAGAACCAGAAACAGCAGAAATGACAGCTTACATGCTCGCCAAGAAACTTTTCGACCTAAGAAAAAGAAACCAGATCCCGCCATTCATAACAGTAATAGAAGAGGCCCACAACTTCACACCGGAAAAAGGATTCGGCCAGACAATCTCCAACCCAATACTAAGAAAAATAGCATCAGAAGGCCGTAAATTCGGTCTAGGTCTCGGAGTAATCTCTCAGAGGCCGGCAAGAATCGACAAAAACGTATTATCTCAGGCCAACACACAGTTCATACTAAGAGTAACCAATCCAAACGATCTCAAGGCCATATCCAAGTCCTTTGAAGGAATAACAAGCGAAGTAGAGGATATGATCAAGTCGCTGCCGCCAGGAGTGGCCTTCGTACTAGGAAACGAGTATCCTGTTATGACTGATGTCAGAACACGTAAATCGAAGCACGGAGGAGAAACACAGACTTCAGACACCTATGTAGAGAAGGAAAGCGTGGAAGTCTTCGAAACAAGAAAATCTAGAGGCGAACTCGAATCAGAAACTGGGGAAAAGTACACTCCGGCCTACTATCCGCTTTATCTTCTCAAGAATGATGAGAAAAAAGTACTTGTCGATGGAGTAAAGAACAATATCAAGGCGGAGAGGCCTAAAATCTCTGGAAGTGAAAAAGAGGTCTACAAGAAGCTTCAGAGAGGAAAGGAGAAATCAGAAATTCTGGAAGACCTTGAAATGGATCTTTCAAAGCTAACGGCGATAATTGATGGCCTGCGAAAGAAAGGATTCGTGAAGGAGGGTTCAAACGACGTGGCGGAGTCAGTACTCGATCTTGAGATAGAGGATCAGAGTGTAGAGGCCGAAGAACTGATTGATTACGAGGTATCGGAGGACGAGGCCCGCTCACACCTGAAAAACTCGGAAGTCAGAAAAGTCCGCTACCCTTACTTTTCGAAGGGAGAAACTGTCTACGATCCGATTCTGGGTAAGGAAATCTAA
- the ndk gene encoding nucleoside-diphosphate kinase, with protein sequence MSEEFEHVEKTFVALKPDTVKRGLIGEIVSRFENAGFKICGMKMVWATDDLLEEHYEEHVEKDFYERLAEYMKKGPVVAMVLEGVNAVENIRKIVGETDPTEADPATIRGTYGHISFAHADGSGRLHKNLIHASAEPEEAEKEISIWFEDDEIHDFETAQEEWVR encoded by the coding sequence ATGTCTGAAGAATTTGAACACGTTGAGAAAACTTTCGTTGCTTTAAAACCTGATACTGTTAAGAGAGGCCTTATTGGCGAGATTGTCTCCCGTTTTGAGAATGCAGGTTTCAAGATCTGCGGTATGAAGATGGTATGGGCTACAGATGATCTTCTTGAAGAGCATTACGAGGAGCACGTAGAGAAGGATTTCTACGAGAGGCTTGCAGAGTACATGAAGAAAGGGCCTGTAGTTGCAATGGTTCTTGAAGGTGTTAATGCTGTAGAGAACATCAGAAAGATTGTTGGAGAGACAGATCCTACTGAGGCCGACCCTGCTACAATCAGAGGTACTTACGGTCACATCTCATTCGCTCACGCTGATGGGTCCGGACGGCTTCACAAGAACCTGATTCACGCATCCGCTGAGCCAGAGGAAGCTGAGAAGGAGATCAGCATCTGGTTTGAGGATGACGAGATTCACGACTTTGAGACCGCTCAAGAAGAGTGGGTTCGATAA
- the truD gene encoding tRNA pseudouridine(13) synthase TruD — MGEDEMEMENTTINLVEMDWEYYTDTLGIEGVLKEQVNDFVVRELASHETGEGDHLIVKLRKQNMTTMDAIGKLSSMLHISKDRIGYAGNKDKKAVTEQYISVKGVDPEDIRGIYTDEFDLEVVGYGHRIGIGNLSANRFEITIRDLNLPIEDLRNRTLKIVDEMDGKFPNYFGPQRFGSTRPITHQVGRHLLKGNYEEAVWTYIAKPYDQEYKSIRKTREELWETREVEGAAEKFPKKYRYEKTLLYHLTKHPEDYQGAIKRLPEGLQTLFIHAYQSWVYNRVLSQLLEDGWYQEDYEIPLVGYKTDLKDEKPENIMEDVLEEEGVSQDDFRLSDFPELRSEGSYRRAFADFRNFEILDIGDDSLNMAKNKMTVKFDLPKGSYATVFLREIQKNN, encoded by the coding sequence ATGGGTGAAGACGAAATGGAAATGGAGAATACTACAATTAACTTGGTGGAAATGGACTGGGAGTACTACACTGATACTCTCGGTATTGAAGGCGTACTAAAAGAGCAGGTAAACGATTTCGTGGTGAGAGAGCTTGCCAGCCACGAAACAGGCGAAGGAGATCATCTTATCGTCAAGCTCCGAAAACAGAACATGACCACTATGGATGCCATTGGAAAGCTATCTAGCATGCTACACATTTCCAAAGACAGGATAGGATACGCAGGAAACAAAGACAAGAAGGCCGTTACAGAACAGTACATCTCCGTTAAAGGAGTAGATCCAGAAGACATCCGAGGAATATACACTGACGAGTTCGATCTCGAAGTTGTAGGATACGGCCACAGAATTGGCATCGGAAATCTTTCTGCCAACAGATTCGAAATAACAATAAGAGACCTCAACCTCCCAATCGAGGACCTGAGAAACAGAACACTGAAAATCGTCGATGAAATGGACGGCAAGTTCCCTAACTACTTCGGCCCACAGAGATTTGGTTCAACAAGACCAATTACACACCAGGTAGGCCGCCATCTTCTGAAAGGAAATTATGAGGAAGCAGTATGGACATACATCGCAAAGCCATACGACCAGGAATACAAGAGCATCAGAAAGACAAGAGAAGAACTCTGGGAAACCAGAGAAGTAGAGGGTGCAGCAGAAAAATTCCCGAAAAAGTATCGATACGAGAAAACCCTGCTGTATCACCTGACAAAACACCCTGAAGACTATCAAGGCGCGATTAAAAGGCTGCCTGAAGGCCTACAAACACTTTTCATCCATGCATATCAATCATGGGTTTACAACCGAGTTCTCTCACAACTTCTCGAAGACGGATGGTACCAAGAAGATTATGAAATCCCTCTTGTCGGTTACAAGACAGATCTGAAAGATGAGAAACCAGAAAACATAATGGAAGACGTCCTTGAGGAGGAAGGAGTATCACAGGACGACTTCAGACTATCTGACTTCCCAGAACTCAGGTCAGAAGGAAGCTACAGGAGAGCATTCGCAGACTTCAGGAACTTTGAGATACTGGATATAGGAGACGACTCACTGAACATGGCCAAAAACAAGATGACTGTCAAGTTCGACCTACCGAAAGGATCATACGCAACAGTATTTCTCAGAGAGATACAGAAGAACAACTAA
- a CDS encoding dCTP deaminase, with protein sequence MILTARKVLEMREEHGMIHNLADRELENPEGVGLEVRLGEAFELSSDGFLHRDTRDTPDSDKVLEEGSGDTLVLEPGDYYLIKTRETVEVPSDAVEVGGTEAHLMPDVYPRSTLQRSGLYFKGTNTNPGYEGPLIFGLKNVSNQTFEIQEGARVAEIVFKQAIGGLVRDYEGQWQGGRVSTDEEEEQI encoded by the coding sequence ATGATTCTTACCGCGAGAAAAGTGCTCGAAATGCGTGAAGAGCACGGAATGATTCATAATTTAGCTGATAGAGAGCTTGAAAATCCTGAAGGCGTAGGCCTTGAAGTAAGACTGGGAGAGGCCTTTGAGCTGAGTTCTGATGGTTTTCTGCATCGTGATACCCGCGATACTCCTGACAGCGATAAAGTTCTGGAGGAAGGTTCTGGCGACACGCTTGTTCTTGAGCCTGGCGATTACTACTTGATTAAGACTCGTGAGACTGTTGAGGTTCCGAGCGATGCTGTAGAGGTTGGAGGGACCGAGGCCCATTTGATGCCTGATGTCTATCCAAGAAGTACTCTGCAGAGAAGCGGTCTGTACTTCAAAGGGACGAATACGAATCCAGGTTATGAGGGGCCTCTGATTTTTGGTTTGAAGAATGTTTCCAATCAGACCTTTGAGATTCAGGAAGGCGCTCGCGTTGCCGAGATAGTATTTAAACAAGCTATTGGCGGCCTTGTACGCGATTACGAGGGGCAGTGGCAGGGAGGTCGTGTCTCAACTGATGAGGAAGAAGAACAGATTTAA
- a CDS encoding PspC domain-containing protein, producing MAENRLYRSETDRILGGICGGIAEVYGFDPSVVRLITLLLIITGVSPLLYLVAWLIIPTESEVQDRNSVAVEEEDESPHEEPDDNSNSENDEE from the coding sequence ATGGCAGAAAACAGACTTTACCGGTCGGAGACTGACAGAATCCTTGGCGGTATTTGCGGAGGAATTGCTGAGGTCTACGGCTTTGACCCTTCAGTAGTACGCCTAATTACGTTGCTACTGATTATTACCGGAGTGAGCCCTCTGCTTTACCTTGTGGCCTGGCTGATTATTCCTACAGAGAGCGAAGTACAGGATAGAAACAGTGTGGCAGTAGAGGAAGAGGATGAGAGTCCGCATGAGGAACCTGACGACAATTCCAATTCAGAAAACGATGAGGAATAA
- the pheT gene encoding phenylalanine--tRNA ligase subunit beta, with product MANLEIDKREFDQLVGESIDNQKMIEEGSMLGAHWHRIEGNVCEVETYPNRPDLLSVEGLARAYRGFFDIDTGREKYDIQKGDLKVEVDESVEDVRPHIGGAVVRGLELSKKKINGLIQLQEKMHETMGRRRDKLAIGLHDLSTVEAPFTYKAVEPEKVSFKPLEYDKHMQLGEILDEHEKGQKYAWILEDEDRYPIIEDSEGKVLSFPPIINNQLTEVDSETTDIFIDVTGKHRETVMKALNILTTALSERGGQIESVTVDGEKMPDLTPEEMELDIEYFRDISGLDLEPEEIVKRLEMMKHEAKKKGDKIKVKIPAYRNDIIHQYDLIEEVVIAHRYDNIEPEVPEVDQMASVKPIQDFADRIRDVMTGAGALEANTFYLSSKEKIFEMMEIEENEVAEVANASGEEQEVVRNWLLPSLFQTLHDNRHHSYPQTFFEVSDVVELDNSRVGASNKKKMAYIVTGNEKDYTDARAILQVLERDLGLEFDVQEKYRSCFKESRSAAVYFKDKRVGIIGEFSEEVIENWELSYPAAGLELDVEKILELKE from the coding sequence ATGGCCAACTTGGAGATAGACAAAAGAGAATTCGACCAACTTGTAGGAGAAAGCATCGACAACCAGAAAATGATAGAAGAAGGCTCAATGCTGGGCGCACACTGGCACCGTATCGAAGGAAACGTATGCGAAGTAGAAACATACCCAAACAGGCCAGACCTACTATCTGTAGAAGGCCTTGCCAGAGCATACAGAGGATTCTTCGACATTGATACAGGAAGAGAAAAATATGACATACAGAAAGGAGATCTCAAGGTAGAAGTCGATGAATCAGTAGAAGATGTCCGGCCTCACATCGGGGGTGCAGTAGTCAGAGGTCTCGAACTCTCAAAAAAGAAGATTAACGGCCTGATCCAGCTACAGGAAAAAATGCACGAAACAATGGGCCGCAGAAGAGACAAACTGGCGATAGGCCTGCATGACCTCTCCACAGTAGAAGCGCCGTTCACATACAAAGCTGTAGAACCGGAAAAAGTCTCATTCAAACCGCTGGAATACGATAAACACATGCAGCTTGGAGAAATTCTGGATGAACACGAAAAAGGCCAGAAATACGCATGGATTCTGGAAGACGAGGACAGATACCCGATAATTGAGGATTCTGAAGGAAAAGTGCTCAGCTTCCCGCCAATAATCAACAACCAGCTGACAGAAGTAGACTCCGAAACAACCGATATCTTCATCGACGTCACAGGAAAACACAGAGAAACAGTGATGAAGGCCCTCAACATCCTCACAACTGCACTTTCTGAAAGAGGAGGCCAGATAGAATCAGTAACAGTCGACGGAGAAAAAATGCCGGATTTAACGCCTGAAGAAATGGAGCTTGATATCGAATACTTCAGAGACATCTCAGGCCTTGATCTAGAACCAGAAGAAATTGTCAAAAGACTGGAAATGATGAAGCACGAGGCCAAAAAGAAGGGAGACAAGATCAAAGTCAAGATTCCGGCCTACAGGAACGATATAATCCACCAGTACGACCTGATCGAGGAAGTTGTGATCGCACACCGGTACGACAATATAGAACCAGAAGTCCCAGAAGTAGATCAAATGGCCTCAGTAAAACCTATTCAGGACTTCGCAGATAGAATAAGAGATGTAATGACAGGTGCCGGCGCTCTTGAAGCAAATACTTTCTACCTCTCCAGCAAGGAAAAAATCTTTGAAATGATGGAGATAGAGGAAAATGAAGTAGCAGAAGTAGCCAACGCATCAGGAGAGGAACAGGAGGTAGTCAGAAACTGGCTTCTGCCATCACTGTTCCAGACACTGCACGATAACAGGCATCACAGCTATCCACAGACATTCTTCGAAGTATCCGATGTAGTAGAGCTCGACAACTCCAGAGTAGGAGCATCCAACAAAAAGAAGATGGCCTACATAGTAACAGGCAATGAAAAAGATTACACGGACGCAAGAGCAATCCTCCAGGTACTGGAAAGAGATCTAGGCCTTGAATTCGATGTACAGGAAAAATACCGGAGCTGCTTCAAAGAATCAAGATCAGCAGCAGTCTACTTCAAAGACAAGAGGGTAGGAATAATCGGAGAGTTCTCAGAAGAAGTTATTGAAAACTGGGAGCTCAGCTATCCTGCAGCAGGCCTTGAACTGGACGTGGAAAAGATCCTTGAACTGAAAGAGTAA